Proteins encoded within one genomic window of Amycolatopsis sp. 2-15:
- a CDS encoding cobalamin B12-binding domain-containing protein — protein sequence MDTVGESGGEPIRVMLAKIGLDGHDRGVKVVARTLRDAGMEVIYTGLHRSPEQVLEAAVQEDVDVLGVSLLSGAHMPIFTRIFELIDAMPDRPGFAIVAGGVMPDEDEETLKKMGVAEVLGQDTTPETIVERIRALTGVAEEA from the coding sequence GTGGACACGGTGGGTGAGAGCGGCGGCGAACCGATCCGGGTGATGCTGGCCAAGATCGGGCTGGACGGCCACGACCGTGGCGTGAAGGTCGTCGCGCGGACCCTGCGCGACGCGGGCATGGAGGTGATCTACACCGGCCTGCACCGCAGCCCCGAGCAGGTGCTGGAAGCGGCCGTGCAGGAGGACGTCGACGTGCTCGGCGTGAGCCTGCTCTCCGGCGCGCACATGCCGATCTTCACCCGCATCTTCGAGCTGATCGACGCGATGCCCGACCGGCCCGGCTTCGCCATCGTCGCCGGCGGCGTGATGCCGGACGAGGACGAGGAGACGCTCAAGAAGATGGGCGTGGCCGAGGTGCTCGGCCAGGACACCACCCCGGAGACGATCGTCGAGCGCATTCGCGCGCTGACCGGCGTCGCAGAGGAGGCGTGA
- a CDS encoding phenylacetate--CoA ligase family protein yields the protein MDAQNPMEQWSWPPRYDETYRPPSGQRHWFPRRETMPAGERDEAILARIREVMAYAWDHAPFYRRKWEEAGIHPSAIRDLSDFEKVPVVRKEELRADQAAHEPFGSYLAVDPGEVKHVNGTSGTTGRPTAFGISERDWRSVANAHARVMWGMGIRETDTVLVASPLSLYWGSWGAYIGAERLGARVFPFGAGTPGQTARTVMWMKQMGVTVFYGTPSYALHLAEVAADEGVDPADLGLRKLFFSGEPGASVPTIRGRIEAAFDAAVYDSGSMAEVSPWMHLGAANHEPGVFAWQDLVYTEVCDPVDHHRVDYGREGTPVYTTLERTSQPMIRLLSNDLTRWEAPSADRGRTYPFLPQGIYGRIDDMFTVRGENVYPSAIDDVVMAAEGYGGEHRIVISRKSTMDTLAVQVEHRGVAESTLDGWARAIEDKLRRALGVGAHVVPVEYKTFDRTEFKARRVIDDRDLLRRLGSGS from the coding sequence ATGGACGCGCAGAACCCGATGGAGCAGTGGAGCTGGCCGCCGCGCTACGACGAGACCTACCGCCCGCCGTCCGGGCAGCGGCACTGGTTCCCACGGCGGGAGACGATGCCCGCGGGCGAACGCGACGAGGCGATTCTCGCCCGCATCCGTGAGGTGATGGCCTACGCGTGGGACCACGCGCCGTTCTACCGGCGCAAGTGGGAGGAGGCGGGGATCCACCCGTCGGCCATCCGCGACCTGTCGGACTTCGAGAAGGTTCCCGTGGTGCGCAAGGAAGAGCTGCGCGCCGACCAGGCCGCCCACGAGCCGTTCGGCAGCTACCTCGCCGTGGACCCGGGCGAGGTCAAGCACGTGAACGGCACGTCGGGCACCACCGGCCGCCCGACGGCGTTCGGCATCAGCGAGCGCGACTGGCGCAGCGTCGCCAACGCTCACGCCCGCGTGATGTGGGGGATGGGCATCCGCGAAACCGACACCGTGCTGGTCGCCTCGCCGCTGAGCCTCTACTGGGGTTCGTGGGGTGCCTACATCGGCGCGGAACGGCTGGGCGCGCGCGTGTTCCCGTTCGGTGCCGGCACGCCGGGCCAGACCGCTCGGACGGTGATGTGGATGAAGCAGATGGGCGTGACCGTCTTCTATGGCACGCCGTCCTACGCGCTGCACCTGGCCGAGGTCGCCGCCGACGAAGGTGTGGACCCCGCGGATCTGGGGCTGCGCAAGCTGTTCTTCTCCGGCGAGCCCGGCGCGAGCGTGCCGACGATCCGCGGCCGCATCGAAGCGGCCTTCGATGCGGCGGTCTACGACTCGGGCAGCATGGCCGAGGTCAGCCCGTGGATGCACCTGGGTGCCGCGAACCACGAGCCGGGCGTGTTCGCCTGGCAGGACCTCGTCTACACCGAGGTGTGCGACCCCGTCGACCACCACCGCGTGGACTACGGCCGCGAGGGCACCCCCGTGTACACCACGCTGGAGCGCACCAGCCAGCCGATGATCCGGCTGCTGTCCAACGACCTCACACGCTGGGAAGCGCCCTCGGCCGACCGCGGCCGCACGTACCCGTTCCTGCCGCAGGGCATCTACGGGCGCATCGACGACATGTTCACCGTGCGCGGCGAGAACGTGTACCCGAGCGCGATCGACGACGTGGTGATGGCCGCCGAGGGCTACGGCGGCGAGCACCGCATCGTGATCAGCCGCAAGTCCACGATGGACACCCTCGCCGTGCAGGTGGAGCACCGCGGCGTCGCGGAGTCCACTCTGGACGGCTGGGCTCGCGCGATCGAGGACAAGCTGCGGCGCGCGCTCGGCGTCGGCGCGCACGTGGTCCCGGTGGAGTACAAGACGTTCGACCGCACCGAGTTCAAGGCGCGGCGGGTGATCGACGACCGCGACCTGCTGCGCCGCCTCGGAAGTGGGTCGTGA
- the meaB gene encoding methylmalonyl Co-A mutase-associated GTPase MeaB, with protein sequence MKTPGDVVGRVLAGEHPAIARMLTFVERRTAGVDEALAELHGKAGHAHVLGLTGPPGSGKSTLVKSLTEHYRKAGKTVGVLAVDPSSVFSGGAILGDRIRMTGLAGDEGVFIRSVATRGALGGLSRATLDAITVLDAAGKDVVVLETVGVGQAEVDVISAAQTVAVVSVPGMGDDVQAIKAGLLEIADVHVVNKADREGAAKTVAELRDMLRLAHRKPHQWNVPIQQTVAATGDGVPELAEEFAAHLAWMTEHGERERRARRNSATRIRWVAEQLVLDGLRPGVPAFDEAVDDVTARREDPLSAARRLVGRPGAETTDEEELW encoded by the coding sequence GTGAAGACGCCGGGCGACGTCGTCGGGCGGGTGCTCGCAGGGGAGCACCCGGCCATCGCGCGGATGCTCACCTTCGTGGAGCGGCGCACCGCCGGTGTCGACGAGGCGCTCGCCGAGCTGCACGGCAAGGCGGGGCACGCGCACGTGCTCGGTCTGACCGGACCGCCGGGCAGCGGCAAGAGCACGCTGGTCAAGTCGCTGACGGAGCACTACCGGAAAGCGGGCAAGACGGTCGGCGTGCTGGCGGTGGACCCGTCCAGCGTGTTCAGCGGCGGCGCGATCCTCGGTGACCGCATCCGGATGACCGGCCTCGCGGGGGACGAGGGGGTGTTCATCCGCTCCGTCGCCACCCGGGGCGCGCTCGGCGGTCTTTCCCGCGCGACGCTCGACGCGATCACCGTCCTCGACGCCGCGGGCAAGGACGTGGTGGTGCTCGAGACCGTCGGCGTCGGGCAGGCGGAGGTCGACGTGATCAGCGCGGCCCAGACCGTGGCCGTGGTGAGCGTGCCGGGCATGGGCGACGACGTGCAGGCGATCAAGGCCGGCCTACTGGAGATCGCCGACGTGCACGTGGTGAACAAGGCCGATCGCGAAGGCGCGGCCAAGACCGTGGCCGAGCTGCGCGACATGCTGCGGCTGGCGCACCGCAAGCCGCACCAGTGGAACGTGCCGATCCAGCAGACCGTCGCCGCCACCGGCGACGGCGTGCCCGAGCTCGCCGAGGAGTTCGCCGCGCACCTGGCGTGGATGACCGAGCACGGCGAACGCGAGCGCCGCGCCCGGCGCAACAGCGCGACCCGCATCCGGTGGGTCGCCGAACAGCTCGTGCTCGACGGGCTGCGGCCCGGCGTCCCCGCGTTCGACGAAGCGGTGGACGACGTGACCGCGCGGCGCGAGGACCCGCTCTCCGCCGCGCGCCGCCTGGTCGGGCGGCCCGGTGCCGAGACGACTGACGAGGAGGAACTGTGGTGA
- a CDS encoding thiamine pyrophosphate-binding protein has product MKVAELVGRTLADLGVGMAFGVVGSGNFEVTNALRAAGVRFVAARHEGGAASMADAYARMSGQVSALSLHQGCGLTNAITGITEAAKSRTPMVVVAADAAAAAVLSNFKIDQDALGVAVGTVADRVHSAESAFADTIRAFRTARQENRTVVFSLPIDLQQQEAPTPGEVPEVPGPAPIRPETAVSDELAELLSEARRPVFIAGRGARGQATALRALADVTGALLATSAVANGLFHDDPWSLGISGGFSSPLTAELIADADLVVGWGCALNMWTTRHGKLLGPRARLVQVDREQAALGAHRPIDLGVVGDVAATAVDVLELLEARGHKAEGYRGPELAARLAAEVRWNDVAHLDNSGDGRIDARTLSARLDELLPAQRVVSIDSGNFMGYPSAYLSVPDENGFCFTQAYQCVGLGLGTAIGAALARPDRLPVLGVGDGGFHMAISDLETAVRLRLPLVVVVYNDAAYGAEVHHFGDADLDTVRFPDTDLAAIARGFGCSGVTVRTPGDLAGVTKWLGGPRETPLVIDAKVSDDGGSWWLAEAFGH; this is encoded by the coding sequence GTGAAGGTCGCGGAACTCGTCGGGCGCACGCTCGCCGACCTCGGCGTCGGCATGGCCTTCGGGGTGGTCGGCAGCGGCAACTTCGAGGTGACCAACGCGCTGCGGGCGGCGGGCGTGCGCTTCGTCGCCGCGCGGCACGAAGGCGGCGCGGCGAGCATGGCCGACGCGTACGCGCGGATGAGCGGCCAGGTCTCCGCGCTGAGCCTGCACCAGGGGTGCGGGCTGACCAACGCGATCACCGGCATCACCGAAGCGGCGAAGAGCCGCACACCGATGGTCGTGGTCGCCGCCGACGCCGCCGCGGCGGCCGTGCTGTCGAACTTCAAGATCGACCAGGACGCGCTCGGCGTCGCGGTGGGCACGGTGGCCGACCGCGTGCATTCGGCGGAATCCGCCTTCGCCGACACGATCCGCGCGTTCCGCACCGCGCGGCAGGAGAACCGGACCGTCGTGTTCAGCCTGCCGATCGACCTGCAGCAGCAGGAAGCGCCGACGCCCGGCGAAGTGCCGGAGGTGCCCGGCCCCGCGCCGATCCGGCCGGAAACCGCGGTGTCCGACGAGCTGGCGGAGCTGTTGTCCGAGGCGCGGCGCCCGGTGTTCATCGCCGGCCGCGGCGCCCGGGGCCAGGCCACCGCGCTGCGGGCGCTGGCCGACGTCACCGGCGCACTGCTCGCGACCTCGGCCGTGGCGAATGGCCTCTTCCACGACGACCCGTGGTCACTCGGGATCAGCGGCGGTTTCTCCTCGCCGCTGACCGCGGAGCTGATCGCGGACGCGGACCTCGTCGTGGGCTGGGGCTGCGCGCTGAACATGTGGACCACGCGCCACGGCAAGCTGCTCGGGCCGCGGGCGCGGCTCGTGCAGGTCGACCGGGAGCAGGCCGCGCTCGGCGCGCACCGGCCGATCGACCTCGGCGTGGTCGGCGACGTCGCGGCCACCGCCGTCGACGTGCTGGAGCTGCTGGAAGCCCGCGGGCACAAGGCCGAGGGCTACCGCGGTCCCGAGCTCGCTGCGCGTCTGGCGGCCGAGGTGCGCTGGAACGACGTCGCGCACCTCGACAACTCCGGCGACGGCCGGATCGACGCGCGCACACTCAGCGCCCGCCTCGACGAGCTGCTGCCCGCCCAGCGCGTGGTGTCGATCGACTCGGGCAACTTCATGGGTTACCCGAGCGCGTACCTGTCCGTGCCGGACGAGAACGGGTTCTGCTTCACGCAGGCCTACCAGTGCGTCGGGCTCGGGCTGGGCACGGCGATCGGCGCCGCGCTCGCGCGCCCGGACCGGCTGCCCGTGCTCGGCGTCGGCGACGGCGGGTTCCACATGGCGATCTCCGATCTGGAGACGGCCGTGCGGCTGCGGCTGCCGCTGGTGGTGGTCGTCTACAACGACGCCGCGTACGGTGCGGAGGTCCACCACTTCGGCGACGCCGACCTCGACACGGTGCGCTTCCCCGACACGGACCTCGCGGCGATCGCGCGCGGCTTCGGCTGCAGCGGCGTCACGGTGCGCACGCCGGGGGACCTGGCCGGGGTGACGAAGTGGCTCGGCGGTCCTCGCGAGACACCGCTGGTGATCGACGCGAAGGTCTCCGACGACGGTGGTTCGTGGTGGCTCGCCGAAGCGTTCGGGCACTGA
- a CDS encoding methylmalonyl-CoA mutase family protein — protein MNEHDPAPAERALTTEALVEAVTRELAGWEGDELAAFVNRQPESRDVYRSGSGMEVQRVYTPADLPDDWHDIGLPGRYPYTRGPYPTMYRGRNWTMRQIAGFGQAEETNKRFQYLIAQGQTGLSVDFDMPTLMGLDSDDPMSLGEVGREGVAIDTLPDMEALFDGIDLEKISVSMTINPSAWILLAMYVAVAEQRGYDLNKLSGTIQNDILKEYVAQKEWVFPVRPSMRIVRDTVVYASEHIARYNPVNISGYHISEAGANAVQEIAFTMAITKAYVEDVVATGVDVDQFASRLSFFFVSQADLFEEVAKFRAVRRFYAKMMKETFGAKNPQSMRLRFHAQTAAATLTKPQPLNNIIRTALQALSAVLGGAQSLHTNGLDEAYTIPSEQAMKVALRTQQIIADETGVTSVIDPLGGSYYVENLTDRLEQGIHDYFTKIEELGGVVAAIEQGFFQREISDTAYDYARRKASGDRPVIGVNKYVDAGAGEKIETHKLDPESEARQLSRLKQVRADRDPDRAKAAMEHLLAVAADPAANLMPATIEAVKAHLSMGEITGALRDVFGSYTETPVF, from the coding sequence GTGAACGAGCACGACCCGGCCCCAGCGGAACGAGCACTGACGACCGAGGCACTCGTCGAAGCGGTCACGCGCGAGCTGGCCGGCTGGGAGGGCGACGAGCTCGCGGCGTTCGTCAACCGCCAGCCCGAATCCCGCGACGTCTACCGCTCCGGCAGCGGCATGGAGGTGCAGCGCGTCTACACGCCGGCCGACCTGCCGGACGACTGGCACGACATCGGCCTGCCCGGCCGCTACCCGTACACGCGCGGCCCGTACCCGACGATGTACCGCGGCCGGAACTGGACCATGCGTCAGATCGCGGGCTTCGGGCAGGCCGAGGAGACGAACAAACGGTTCCAATACCTCATCGCGCAGGGCCAGACCGGCCTGTCCGTGGACTTCGACATGCCGACGCTGATGGGCCTGGACAGCGACGACCCGATGAGCCTCGGCGAGGTCGGCCGCGAGGGCGTCGCGATCGACACACTTCCCGACATGGAGGCGCTGTTCGACGGCATCGACCTCGAGAAGATCAGCGTGTCGATGACGATCAACCCCTCGGCGTGGATTCTGCTCGCGATGTACGTCGCGGTCGCCGAGCAGCGTGGCTACGACCTCAACAAGCTCTCGGGGACGATCCAGAACGACATCCTCAAGGAGTACGTGGCGCAGAAGGAGTGGGTGTTCCCGGTCCGGCCGAGCATGCGGATCGTGCGCGACACCGTGGTCTACGCCAGCGAGCACATCGCCCGCTACAACCCCGTGAACATCTCCGGCTACCACATCAGCGAGGCCGGGGCGAACGCGGTGCAGGAGATCGCGTTCACGATGGCCATCACGAAGGCCTACGTGGAGGACGTCGTCGCCACCGGGGTCGACGTGGACCAGTTCGCTTCACGGCTGTCGTTCTTTTTCGTCAGCCAGGCGGACCTCTTCGAGGAGGTCGCGAAGTTCCGCGCGGTGCGGCGGTTCTACGCGAAGATGATGAAGGAGACCTTCGGCGCCAAGAACCCGCAGTCGATGCGGCTGCGCTTCCACGCGCAGACGGCAGCGGCCACGCTCACGAAACCCCAGCCGCTCAACAACATCATCCGCACGGCGCTGCAGGCCCTCTCGGCCGTGCTCGGCGGCGCGCAGTCCTTGCACACCAATGGTCTCGACGAGGCCTACACGATCCCGAGCGAGCAGGCGATGAAGGTCGCGCTGCGCACGCAGCAGATCATCGCCGACGAAACCGGCGTCACCAGCGTGATCGACCCGCTCGGCGGTTCGTACTACGTGGAGAACCTCACCGATCGCCTCGAACAGGGCATCCACGACTACTTCACGAAGATCGAAGAGCTCGGCGGCGTGGTCGCCGCGATCGAACAGGGCTTCTTCCAGCGCGAGATCTCCGACACCGCCTACGACTACGCGCGCCGCAAGGCCAGCGGCGACCGGCCCGTGATCGGGGTCAACAAGTACGTCGACGCCGGTGCCGGCGAGAAGATCGAGACCCACAAGCTCGACCCGGAATCCGAAGCCCGGCAACTCTCGCGCCTCAAGCAGGTGCGGGCCGACCGGGACCCGGACCGGGCGAAAGCGGCGATGGAGCACCTGCTCGCCGTGGCGGCCGACCCGGCGGCGAACCTCATGCCCGCCACGATCGAGGCCGTGAAGGCACACCTGTCCATGGGAGAGATCACCGGCGCGCTGCGTGATGTCTTCGGCTCCTACACCGAAACCCCGGTGTTCTGA
- a CDS encoding L-lactate permease, whose amino-acid sequence MYTQVPAPLGGSLGWSALVSALPLLVLFVLLGVFRVRAWLASVIALVLSIVVAIAVYGMPAGPAFDSALEGAAFGLFPALWIVLNSLWIYQMTKVSGHFDVLRRTFAKISDDQRVQGVIIAFSFGALLEALAGFGAPVAICSVMLVAVGLKPLKAATVALIANTAPVAYGAVALPVITLAKVTGLPLDDLAAMTGRQVPILALVVPLVLMVVLDGRRGLRQAWPAALVCGVSFAVVQYLMANFGPVQLTDIAASLVSAAAVLVLLRFWRPKPAEAPDRAPDDGGARPAPASGGSGVAAATAVRERTVVDSRVEQVRSFAPYATIIVLFSIAAIPVVAAALATTTKTFSWPGLHIATSEGKPLSLVSFKFDWLADSGTVLFIAGVVSAFLLKVPLGQAIRAYGQTIVQLRTAGLTVMAVLALAYVMNMSGQTATLGLFLAGAGGLFALLSPLLGWFGTAVTGSDTSSNSLFGALQVAAAHGAQLQPVLMAAANSSGGVLGKMISPQNLAIGASAVGLAGKEGLLFRRVLAASAVFVPLMCVLVYLQSTPVLSWMVP is encoded by the coding sequence GTGTACACACAGGTTCCCGCGCCACTGGGCGGCAGCCTCGGCTGGTCCGCCCTCGTGTCCGCCCTGCCCCTGCTGGTGTTGTTCGTGCTGCTGGGCGTGTTCCGCGTCCGCGCCTGGCTGGCTTCGGTGATCGCGCTCGTGCTGTCGATCGTGGTCGCCATCGCGGTCTACGGCATGCCCGCTGGCCCGGCCTTCGACTCCGCGCTCGAAGGCGCGGCGTTCGGCCTGTTCCCCGCGTTGTGGATCGTGCTCAACTCCCTGTGGATCTACCAGATGACGAAGGTGTCCGGGCACTTCGACGTGCTGCGGCGCACCTTCGCGAAGATCAGCGACGACCAGCGGGTGCAGGGCGTGATCATCGCGTTCTCGTTCGGCGCCCTGCTGGAGGCGCTCGCCGGTTTCGGCGCGCCGGTGGCGATCTGCTCGGTGATGCTGGTGGCTGTCGGGCTGAAACCGCTGAAGGCGGCGACGGTCGCGCTGATCGCCAACACCGCGCCCGTCGCGTACGGTGCCGTCGCGCTGCCCGTGATCACGCTCGCCAAGGTGACCGGGCTGCCGCTCGACGACCTCGCTGCCATGACCGGGCGGCAGGTGCCGATCCTCGCGCTGGTCGTGCCGCTGGTGCTCATGGTCGTGCTCGACGGGCGGCGCGGGCTGCGGCAGGCGTGGCCGGCCGCGCTCGTGTGCGGCGTGAGCTTCGCGGTCGTCCAGTACCTGATGGCGAACTTCGGTCCGGTGCAGCTCACGGACATCGCGGCTTCGCTCGTGTCCGCCGCGGCCGTGCTGGTGCTGCTGCGGTTCTGGCGGCCGAAGCCGGCCGAGGCGCCGGACCGCGCGCCCGACGACGGTGGCGCGCGGCCCGCGCCGGCTTCCGGCGGCAGCGGGGTGGCCGCGGCGACCGCGGTGCGGGAGCGGACGGTGGTCGACTCGCGCGTCGAGCAGGTCCGGTCGTTCGCGCCGTACGCGACGATCATCGTGCTGTTCTCGATCGCCGCGATCCCGGTGGTGGCCGCGGCGCTGGCCACGACGACGAAGACGTTCAGCTGGCCCGGCCTGCACATCGCGACTTCGGAGGGCAAGCCGCTGAGCCTGGTGTCGTTCAAGTTCGACTGGCTCGCCGACAGCGGCACGGTGCTGTTCATCGCCGGTGTGGTGTCCGCGTTCCTGCTGAAAGTGCCGCTGGGGCAGGCGATCCGCGCCTACGGGCAGACGATCGTGCAGCTGCGCACCGCCGGGCTGACGGTGATGGCGGTGCTGGCGCTGGCCTACGTGATGAACATGTCGGGCCAGACGGCCACGCTCGGGTTATTCCTCGCGGGCGCGGGTGGGTTGTTCGCGCTGCTCTCGCCGCTGCTGGGCTGGTTCGGCACGGCGGTGACGGGCTCGGACACGTCGTCGAACTCGCTGTTCGGCGCGCTGCAGGTCGCGGCCGCGCACGGTGCGCAGCTGCAACCGGTGCTGATGGCGGCCGCGAACAGCAGCGGCGGGGTACTCGGGAAGATGATCAGCCCGCAGAACCTCGCGATCGGCGCCAGCGCCGTGGGTCTCGCGGGCAAGGAGGGCCTGCTGTTCCGGCGGGTGCTCGCGGCGTCGGCGGTGTTCGTGCCGTTGATGTGCGTGCTGGTGTACCTGCAGTCGACGCCGGTGCTGTCGTGGATGGTGCCGTGA
- a CDS encoding 3-hydroxyisobutyryl-CoA hydrolase, with protein sequence MSTVLARTQGAVGRLTVNRPEALNALDLRMIRAMRTALDEWESDPAVTAVVLDGAGDRAFCAGGDIGVVHSSAVGDPAVALTLWREEYRLDARLARYPKPVVALMDGITMGGGIGIGAHAAVRVVTERSVLAMPEVAIGLAPDVGGTLLLARAPGELGTHLALTAGRAGPADAVHCGLADHHVPAGRLAALVDDLAAGAAPEPTVAKYAEDPGPAPLVAARCWIDHAYGGATTVEDLLYHLEAIDEPRAREAVAAITAAAPTALKVTLRAVRAAREMSTIEECLRQDFRLCSRFLEHPDLAEGIRAAILEKDRAPRWRPGTLAEVGDEAVEAFFAPLAEELDLPGPDHLVHP encoded by the coding sequence GTGAGCACCGTTTTGGCCCGCACACAGGGGGCGGTCGGCAGGTTGACCGTGAACCGCCCGGAGGCACTGAACGCCCTGGATCTGCGCATGATCCGGGCGATGCGGACCGCCCTCGACGAGTGGGAGTCCGACCCGGCCGTGACCGCTGTCGTGCTCGACGGCGCGGGCGATCGGGCCTTCTGCGCGGGCGGCGACATCGGCGTGGTCCACTCGTCGGCCGTCGGCGATCCCGCGGTCGCCCTGACGCTGTGGCGCGAGGAGTACCGGCTCGATGCCCGCCTCGCGCGCTACCCGAAACCCGTCGTCGCGCTCATGGACGGCATCACGATGGGCGGCGGGATCGGGATCGGCGCGCACGCGGCGGTCCGGGTGGTCACCGAACGCTCGGTGCTCGCGATGCCGGAGGTCGCGATCGGCCTCGCGCCCGACGTCGGCGGCACGCTCCTGCTCGCCCGCGCACCCGGCGAGCTGGGCACGCACCTCGCGCTCACCGCCGGTCGCGCCGGTCCCGCCGACGCGGTCCACTGTGGACTCGCCGACCACCACGTGCCCGCCGGCCGGCTGGCCGCGCTCGTCGACGACCTCGCCGCCGGTGCGGCACCCGAGCCGACCGTGGCGAAATACGCCGAGGATCCCGGCCCGGCTCCGCTTGTGGCCGCGCGGTGCTGGATCGACCATGCGTACGGCGGCGCGACCACCGTCGAAGACCTGCTGTACCACCTCGAGGCGATCGACGAGCCGCGGGCGCGCGAGGCCGTCGCCGCGATCACCGCGGCCGCCCCGACGGCACTCAAGGTGACGCTGCGAGCTGTGCGCGCGGCTCGCGAGATGAGCACGATCGAGGAATGCCTGCGCCAGGACTTCCGCCTGTGCAGCCGGTTCCTCGAGCATCCCGACCTGGCCGAGGGCATCCGGGCGGCGATCCTTGAGAAGGATCGCGCACCGCGCTGGCGCCCGGGCACGCTCGCCGAGGTCGGCGACGAGGCCGTCGAGGCGTTCTTCGCGCCGCTGGCCGAGGAGCTGGACCTGCCGGGTCCCGATCACCTGGTCCATCCGTAG
- a CDS encoding FadR/GntR family transcriptional regulator, producing MGQPDNVRYLGSPGQALAGIQDWIVSARLSAGDPLPAERDLARALGVGPAHVRDGVRALEAAGVLEPAATGSAAAVVAGEPSGALHKLLRLHLSLSRFATGDLMSIRLELERSSAARAARGAAPADIKELREVTDEMGRPGVTRVRFRELDSGFHLGLARAAHNDLAAVLLASLGDAVGDEMTAGYARTADWPATARQLATEHTWILDAIETGDPDRASAEVTRHIAGFYGLRAG from the coding sequence ATGGGCCAACCGGACAACGTGCGCTACCTCGGGTCACCCGGCCAGGCGCTGGCGGGGATCCAGGACTGGATCGTCTCCGCGCGGCTGAGCGCGGGCGACCCGCTACCCGCCGAACGTGACCTGGCCCGGGCGCTCGGCGTCGGACCCGCGCACGTGCGCGACGGGGTCCGCGCCCTGGAAGCGGCGGGGGTGCTCGAACCGGCGGCCACGGGCAGCGCGGCCGCGGTCGTGGCCGGTGAGCCGAGCGGCGCGCTGCACAAGCTGCTCCGGCTGCACCTCTCGCTGTCGCGGTTCGCCACCGGTGACCTCATGTCGATCCGGCTCGAGCTGGAACGCTCGTCGGCGGCGCGCGCGGCCCGGGGCGCCGCACCAGCGGACATCAAGGAGCTGAGGGAGGTCACCGACGAGATGGGCCGGCCCGGCGTGACCCGGGTGCGGTTCCGCGAGCTCGACTCCGGTTTCCACCTCGGCCTCGCCCGTGCGGCGCACAACGACCTCGCCGCCGTGCTGCTCGCCTCGCTCGGCGACGCTGTCGGCGACGAGATGACCGCCGGGTACGCTCGGACGGCCGACTGGCCCGCCACCGCGCGGCAGCTCGCGACCGAGCACACGTGGATCCTCGACGCGATCGAAACCGGCGACCCGGATCGCGCGTCGGCCGAGGTGACACGGCACATCGCCGGTTTCTACGGTCTGCGCGCCGGCTGA
- a CDS encoding cyclase family protein: MSLLAELSAAITGGGIEVVDLTAPLTSSTPILQLPEPFANTIPFRLEEISRYDERGPRWYWNDIHTGEHTGTHFDAPVHWLSGKDGLDVSQAPLSTLVAPAVVLDASAKAQGNPDFLLSVDDVREWESEHGALPAGAWLLYRSGWDVHSNDQDEFLNADASGSHTPGVSPECAKWLAEETPIAGLGVETVGTDAGQAPGLDPAFPCHELLLGAGKFGLTQLRNLANLPATGAMLVISPLPIVGGSGSPARVFALVERGA, from the coding sequence ATGTCGTTGCTGGCCGAGCTGAGCGCGGCGATCACCGGGGGTGGCATCGAGGTCGTCGACCTCACCGCTCCCCTGACTTCGAGCACCCCGATCCTGCAGCTGCCCGAGCCGTTCGCGAACACGATCCCGTTCCGGCTCGAGGAGATCAGCCGCTACGACGAGCGCGGCCCGCGCTGGTACTGGAACGACATCCACACCGGCGAGCACACCGGCACCCACTTCGACGCGCCCGTCCACTGGCTGTCCGGAAAGGACGGTCTCGACGTTTCGCAGGCGCCGCTGAGCACGCTCGTCGCGCCCGCGGTGGTGCTCGACGCGTCGGCGAAAGCCCAGGGCAACCCGGACTTCCTGCTGTCGGTGGACGACGTGCGCGAGTGGGAGTCCGAGCACGGCGCGCTGCCGGCGGGCGCGTGGCTGCTCTACCGCAGCGGCTGGGACGTGCACTCCAACGATCAGGACGAGTTCCTCAACGCCGACGCGTCCGGCTCGCACACCCCCGGGGTGTCTCCCGAGTGCGCCAAGTGGCTCGCCGAGGAGACGCCGATCGCGGGGCTGGGCGTGGAGACCGTCGGCACCGACGCCGGCCAGGCGCCCGGGCTCGACCCGGCCTTCCCGTGCCACGAGCTGCTGCTCGGCGCGGGCAAGTTCGGCCTGACGCAGCTGCGCAACCTGGCGAACCTGCCCGCGACCGGTGCGATGCTGGTGATCAGCCCGCTGCCGATCGTCGGCGGTTCGGGCAGCCCGGCCCGGGTGTTCGCGCTCGTCGAGCGTGGCGCGTGA